In one window of Helianthus annuus cultivar XRQ/B chromosome 17, HanXRQr2.0-SUNRISE, whole genome shotgun sequence DNA:
- the LOC110918507 gene encoding AUGMIN subunit 5: MQSSPDAILDWLQKEMGYRPLGPYIASTKASMPPPESIRRVCRGNMIPVWNFLLKRVKSEKTVESIRRNIMVHGEKDNAGAAGGGSETVKGGRSRGGRKKEKTVGNLGSGDVGSRELALQERELAEKEVERLRHMVRRQRKELKARMLEVSREEAERKRMLDERSNYRHKQVVLDAYDQQCDEAARIFSEYHKRLRSYVNQVKDAQRVDKESSNEVVTSFQTDNEKGDVYSTVKGSKPADDVILIETSRERNIRKVCESLALQMIERIQNSFPAYEGIGIHSNPQIEAGKLGVDVDGDVPDDVLDVIRNCLKSPNQLLLAITTYTQRLKSLVSKEIEKIDVRADADMLRYKYENNRVMHDSSPDVNSPLPFQLYGNGKSGMDMPSRGTQNQLLERQKAHVQQFVATEDELNKAAEARSTCQKLLKRLYGSVDFDPSHPLGVGGTAQTMSSLRQLELDVWTKEREAAGLKASLTTLISEVQRLNMLCEERREAEDSLKKKWKKIEEFDARRLELKSIYSALLKANMDAAAFWSQQPIAARDYASSTIIPACNVLIDISNNAKDLIDKEVSAFYRSPDNSLYMLPSTPQALLESMGPTGSTGLDAVAAAEKSAALLTARAGARDPSAIPSICRVSAALQYPAGLEGSDAGLASVLESMEFCLKLRGSEACVLEDLAKAINLVHIRRNLVESGHALLNHAYHAQQEYERTTSYCLELASEQEKTINEKWLPELRNGVVNAQKSLDDCKYVTGLLEEWWEQPASTVVDWVTVDGQNVSAWNNHVKQLLAFYDKELL, translated from the exons ATGCAGAGCTCCCCAGACGCCATACTAGACTGGCTCCAGAAAGAAATGGGCTATAGACCACTAGGACCCTACATAGCATCAACCAAGGCCTCAATGCCACCACCCGAATCAATCCGAAGAGTCTGCAGAGGAAACATGATCCCAGTCTGGAACTTTTTACTAAAAAGAGTCAAATCAGAGAAGACAGTTGAGAGTATCAGGCGAAATATCATGGTGCACGGCGAGAAGGACAATGCGGGTGCTGCGGGTGGTGGTTCGGAGACGGTGAAGGGCGGGCGGAGCAGAGGAGGGAGGAAGAAGGAGAAAACTGTGGGGAATTTGGGTTCAGGGGATGTTGGGAGTAGAGAATTGGCTTTGCAGGAGAGGGAATTGGCTGAGAAGGAGGTGGAGAGGTTGCGGCATATGGTGAGGCGCCAGCGGAAGGAGTTGAAGGCGCGGATGCTCGAGGTTTCGCGTGAGGAGGCGGAGCGGAAACGGATGCTTGATGAACGGTCGAATTATAG GCATAAGCAGGTGGTGTTGGATGCATATGATCAACAGTGCGATGAAGCCGCAAGAATATTTTCAGAATATCATAAGCGACTTAGATCCTACGTTAATCAAGTCAAAGACGCTCAAAGAGTAGACAAAGAGTCATCAAACGAAGTAGTAACCAGTTTCCAAACAGACAACGAAAAAGGAGACGTTTATTCAACTGTCAAAGGGTCAAAACCTGCAGATGATGTAATTCTTATTGAAACAAGTAGGGAAAGAAACATCCGAAAGGTGTGCGAATCACTTGCGTTACAAATGATTGAAAGGATTCAGAATTCGTTTCCTGCGTATGAAGGAATCGGTATCCATTCGAACCCTCAAATAGAAGCTGGAAAGTTAGGTGTTGATGTTGATGGAGATGTACCGGATGATGTGCTTGATGTGATTCGTAATTGTCTTAAAAGTCCGAACCAGTTGCTTCTTGCTATAACCACGTACACTCAGAGGTTGAAATCTTTAGTCTCTAAAGAAATCGAGAAAATTGACGTTAGAGCCGATGCAGATATGTTAAG GTACAAGTATGAAAATAACAGAGTGATGCATGATTCTTCTCCTGACGTGAACTCACCGTTGCCGTTTCAACTATACGGTAACGGAAAAAGTGGGATGGATATGCCTTCAAGAGGAACGCAAAATCAACTTCTTGAAAGACAG AAAGCACACGTTCAGCAATTTGTTGCTACCGAAGATGAACTCAACAAAGCTGCAGAGGCTAGAAGCACATGCCAAAAGCTTTTAAAACGCTTGTATGGAAGTGTTGACTTTGACCCGTCACACCCTCTCGGTGTTGGTGGGACCGCACAGACTATGAGTAGTCTAAGACAGCTAGAG CTGGATGTTTGGACAAAAGAAAGAGAAGCGGCTGGATTAAAGGCGAGCTTGACAACGTTAATCTCTGAAGTTCAACGTTTAAACATGTTGTGTGAAGAGAGAAGGGAAGCTGAAGATTCGTTAaagaaaaaatggaagaaaattGAAGAGTTCGATGCTCGAAGATTAGAACTCAAGTCTATCTATAGCGCTCTACTTAAAGCAAACATG GATGCTGCTGCATTCTGGAGTCAACAACCCATAGCTGCTAGAGACTATGCATCAAGTACCATTATTCCAGCTTGCAACGTTCTTATCGACATATCAAATAACGCAAAGGATCTTATCGATAAGGAAGTTTCCGCTTTTTATCGAAGTCCTGATAATAGCCTTTACATGCTTCCATCAACCCCACAGGCACTTTTGGAGTCTATGGGTCCCACTGGTTCAACCGGACTTGATGCGGTTGCTGCTGCCGAAAAGAGTGCTGCGCTTTTGACCGCCAGAGCAGGTGCAAGAGACCCATCTGCAATTCCTTCTATATGTCGTGTTTCTGCAGCCCTTCAGTATCCTGCAG GATTGGAAGGTTCGGATGCTGGGTTAGCCTCGGTGCTGGAATCAATGGAATTTTGTTTGAAACTGAGGGGTTCCGAAGCTTGTGTGTTAGAGGACTTAGCAAAGGCGATTAATTTGGTTCATATACGAAGGAATCTTGTTGAAAGCGGTCATGCGTTGTTAAATCATGCCTATCATGCTCAACAAGAATATGAAAG GACAACAAGTTACTGCTTAGAACTGGCATCAGAACAAGAAAAAACAATCAATGAAAAGTGGTTGCCGGAGCTAAGAAACGGGGTTGTGAACGCTCAGAAGAGTCTCGATGATTGCAAATATGTCACAGGGTTG CTGGAGGAATGGTGGGAACAGCCAGCGTCAACGGTTGTTGACTGGGTAACTGTGGACGGTCAAAACGTGTCGGCCTGGAATAACCATGTGAAGCAACTCCTTGCTTTTTATGACAAGGAACTTTTGTGA